In the genome of Kitasatospora cathayae, one region contains:
- a CDS encoding YncE family protein — MSRTTTRRTAATLTAAAAALLALTGAAATAAAADTPPSGTEATITVGARNAAPVVSPDGATAYVAVTEADNTSTVKTVDTQSGAVTGRLALGALQWSAHPALSADGSRLYVLDGQRLSVVDTTTLTLLATLALPDQPRPAGWTPGSTSGLAFSPDGATLYVSQNGATAYRQNGQSRILAFATAQQAFTTSVQIPAPYVGAPAARLGTGDVYVGTSQGVVHVTTAATTPTVAGTVRGTATNLDYNLAFTPDGKRLFGLAELGTGASTLIDPATDTVTTTFQPAGSGDQLEHPQVSADGSRLYLTDSNYGAGTASVLALDTATGAPVPGESAGDLDETDLTGLALGPDGHTFYVGGTAGQSANLQIIAH, encoded by the coding sequence ATGTCCCGCACGACCACCCGCCGCACCGCCGCGACGCTCACCGCGGCCGCCGCGGCCCTGCTCGCCCTGACCGGCGCAGCCGCCACGGCCGCCGCAGCCGACACCCCGCCGTCCGGCACCGAGGCGACCATCACCGTCGGCGCCCGCAACGCCGCACCGGTGGTCAGCCCCGACGGCGCCACGGCCTACGTCGCCGTGACCGAGGCCGACAACACCTCCACGGTGAAGACGGTGGACACCCAGTCCGGCGCCGTCACCGGGCGGTTGGCCCTCGGCGCCCTCCAGTGGAGCGCCCACCCGGCGCTCAGCGCGGACGGCTCGCGCCTGTACGTGCTCGACGGCCAGCGCCTCAGCGTGGTGGACACCACCACCCTGACCCTGCTCGCCACCCTTGCTCTGCCCGACCAGCCCCGCCCGGCCGGCTGGACCCCGGGCTCGACCTCCGGACTGGCCTTCAGCCCGGACGGAGCCACCCTGTACGTCTCCCAGAACGGGGCGACCGCCTACCGGCAGAACGGCCAGAGCCGGATCCTGGCCTTCGCCACCGCGCAGCAGGCCTTCACCACCTCGGTCCAGATCCCGGCCCCCTACGTCGGCGCCCCCGCGGCCCGACTGGGCACCGGCGACGTGTACGTCGGCACCAGCCAGGGCGTGGTGCACGTGACCACGGCCGCCACCACGCCCACCGTGGCCGGCACCGTCCGGGGCACCGCCACCAACCTGGACTACAACCTGGCGTTCACTCCCGACGGCAAGCGCCTGTTCGGCCTCGCCGAACTCGGCACCGGCGCGAGCACCCTCATCGACCCGGCCACCGACACCGTGACCACCACCTTCCAACCCGCGGGCAGCGGCGACCAGCTGGAGCACCCGCAGGTCAGCGCCGACGGCAGCCGGCTCTACCTCACCGACAGCAACTACGGTGCCGGCACCGCCTCGGTGCTCGCCCTCGACACCGCCACCGGCGCCCCCGTCCCCGGGGAGAGCGCCGGCGACCTCGACGAGACCGACCTCACCGGCCTGGCCCTGGGCCCCGACGGCCACACCTTCTACGTCGGCGGCACCGCCGGACAGAGCGCCAACCTCCAGATCATCGCCCACTGA